From the genome of Gracilinanus agilis isolate LMUSP501 chromosome 2, AgileGrace, whole genome shotgun sequence, one region includes:
- the CIPC gene encoding CLOCK-interacting pacemaker, producing MERKDPPRSSPRRLLAKLGKVMERKQMAHHFNMAATDSDKDSGFSDGSSECLSSAEQMDSEDMLNTLSWHGEDGPRQNSTIASNSFPALSPMVVMKNVLVKQGRNSSHLQSWTVQPSFEVISAQPQLVFLHPSVPPPVSPHPAGEKKNDSRNYLPILNSYTKIAPHPGKRALALNPEERGETGVQKRVCTERHRTSLSSTGLTKTSILSSNPSTPMPPSTKLAQDSVQQSLSSLVASRSLQTVPDSQAVSSSTMAKAPNLTFVSPASPLGSSDSTLHGLESPMPLSTLLAPYSPPGAGDQLCHSPETFLEQRQSKHRRFRNTLVILHRSGLLEITLKTKDLIRQNQATQVELDRLKEQTQLLMEATKGNAPQAWAKLQASLTSVSNPTGSHFETLSAHTNI from the exons ATGGAAAGAAAAGACCCACCCAGAAGCAGCCCCAGAAGGCTATTGGCTAAACTTGGCAAAGTTATGGAGAGGAAACAAATGGCTCATCACTTCAACATGGCGGCTACTGATTCAGATAAGGACTCCGGATTTTcag ATGGAAGCTCAGAGTGCTTAAGCTCTGCAGAGCAAATGGACTCCGAGGATATGCTGAACACCCTAAGCTGGCATGGCGAAGATGGGCCTCGTCAGAACTCCACAATAGCAAGTAATTCCTTTCCTGCTCTGTCTCCCATGGTTGTCATGAAGAATGTGTTGGTCAAACAG gGCAGAAATTCATCCCATCTCCAGTCTTGGACTGTCCAGCCCTCTTTTGAAGTGATTTCAGCTCAGCCACAGCTAGTATTCCTTCATCCATCTGTGCCACCTCCTGTTAGTCCACACCCAGCTGGTGAGAAGAAAAATGACTCCAGGAACTACTTGCCAATTCTAAACTCTTACACCAAAATAGCTCCACATCCAGGCAAGAGGGCCCTTGCCCTCAAcccagaggagagaggagaaactgGTGTGCAGAAACGGGTCTGTACAGAGAGACACAGGACAAGCTTGTCTTCCACTGGGCTAACCAAGACTAGCATTTTGTCATCGAATCCTTCTACTCCAATGCCACCCAGCACAAAACTTGCTCAGGATTCAGTTCAGCAGAGTTTGAGCTCTTTGGTGGCAAGTAGAAGTTTACAGACTGTTCCTGATAGTCAAGCAGTGTCCAGTAGCACTATGGCTAAAGCCCCAAATTTAACCTTTGTTTCCCCTGCTAGCCCCCTTGGTTCATCCGATAGCACTTTGCATGGGTTAGAGAGTCCCATGCCACTTTCGACGTTATTAGCTCCTTACAGCCCACCTGGAGCAGGAGACCAGCTCTGCCACTCTCCAGAAACCTTCCTAGAGCAACGGCAGAGCAAGCATAGGCGCTTCCGGAACACCTTGGTGATCTTGCACAGATCTGGATTGTTAGAGATTACTTTGAAAACCAAGGACTTGATTCGTCAGAACCAGGCAACTCAAGTTGAACTGGATCGTCTGAAAGAGCAAACCCAGCTCTTGATGGAGGCCACCAAGGGCAATGCTCCTCAGGCTTGGGCCAAATTACAAGCGTCTTTAACATCTGTGTCCAATCCAACTGGAAGTCACTTTGAGACTTTATCTGCTCATACAAACATATAG